Proteins encoded by one window of Pseudonocardia alni:
- a CDS encoding carbon starvation CstA family protein, whose amino-acid sequence MVTTERPGEPGAGGTGTARRRDPKQIAIWVAVAVVGAIAWSIVAFTRGEEISAAWLVFAAVASYAIAYRFYSRFIAHRALRVDDTRATPAERLDDGQDFQPTDRRVLFGHHFAAIAGAGPLVGPVLAAQMGYLPGTIWIIVGVVFAGAVQDMVTLFFSTRRSGRSLGQMAREEIGPVGGTAAIVAVLAIMVILLAVLALVVVQALADSPWGTFSLAMTIPIALFMGFYLRYLRPGKIIEVSVVGVALMLLAIVGGGWVQNSSWGEVFHLTANQLTLALVVYGFAASVLPVWMLLAPRDYLSSFMKVGVVVLLAASILLAWPSLQMDALTRFASDGQGPVAAGSLFPFVFITIACGALSGFHALVASGTTPKLIQKESQIRVIGYGAMLTESFVAIMALAAACILDPGLYFAMNMPATVLGPTVESASAAVQQIGFTISPADLTAAAQAVEEQTLVGRSGGAPTLAVGLSTVFSQVFGGDAMRAFWYHFAIMFEALFILTTVDAGTRVGRFILQDTVGNVWPRFRDTGWRPGAWICSAVIVGAWGYLLYAGVNDPLGGIYQLFPLFGIANQLLAAVALAVCTTLLIRTGRARYAPITLVPLVFDAVVTLTASYQKIFSDNPKLGFWAQRDQYQAALDAGKTSLGTATTVEAMQKVVVNTTVDTVLTALFAVLIVIVLADSVRVWVAALRGRPLPGGSEDPYVESRIQAPAGLVATREERELARTGGSG is encoded by the coding sequence ATGGTCACGACGGAGCGGCCGGGAGAGCCAGGGGCCGGGGGGACGGGCACGGCCCGTCGTCGCGACCCGAAGCAGATCGCGATCTGGGTCGCGGTGGCGGTGGTGGGGGCGATCGCCTGGTCGATCGTCGCGTTCACCCGCGGCGAGGAGATCTCCGCGGCCTGGCTGGTGTTCGCCGCGGTCGCCTCCTACGCGATCGCCTACCGCTTCTACTCCCGCTTCATCGCCCACCGCGCGCTGCGCGTGGACGACACCCGTGCCACCCCGGCCGAGCGCCTCGACGACGGGCAGGACTTCCAGCCCACCGACCGCCGGGTGCTGTTCGGCCACCACTTCGCGGCCATCGCCGGTGCGGGCCCGCTGGTCGGTCCGGTGCTCGCGGCGCAGATGGGCTACCTGCCCGGCACGATCTGGATCATCGTCGGCGTCGTGTTCGCGGGCGCGGTCCAGGACATGGTCACGCTGTTCTTCTCCACCCGTCGCAGCGGGCGCAGCCTCGGCCAGATGGCCCGCGAGGAGATCGGGCCGGTCGGCGGGACGGCGGCCATCGTCGCCGTCCTCGCGATCATGGTGATCCTGCTGGCGGTGCTGGCGCTGGTCGTCGTGCAGGCCCTGGCCGACTCGCCGTGGGGCACGTTCTCGCTCGCGATGACGATCCCGATCGCCCTCTTCATGGGCTTCTACCTGCGCTACCTGCGACCGGGGAAGATCATCGAGGTCTCGGTGGTCGGCGTCGCGCTGATGCTGCTGGCCATCGTCGGCGGCGGCTGGGTGCAGAACTCGTCCTGGGGCGAGGTCTTCCACCTGACCGCGAACCAGCTGACCCTCGCGCTGGTGGTCTACGGCTTCGCCGCCTCGGTGCTGCCGGTCTGGATGCTGCTCGCGCCGCGCGACTACCTGTCGTCGTTCATGAAGGTCGGCGTGGTCGTGCTGCTCGCGGCCTCGATCCTGCTGGCCTGGCCGTCGCTGCAGATGGACGCGCTGACCCGGTTCGCCTCCGACGGGCAGGGCCCGGTCGCGGCGGGCTCGCTGTTCCCGTTCGTCTTCATCACCATCGCCTGCGGTGCGCTGTCCGGGTTCCACGCCCTGGTCGCCTCGGGAACGACGCCGAAGCTGATCCAGAAGGAGTCCCAGATCCGGGTCATCGGCTACGGCGCGATGCTCACCGAGTCCTTCGTCGCGATCATGGCGCTGGCCGCGGCCTGCATCCTCGACCCCGGCCTCTACTTCGCGATGAACATGCCCGCGACGGTGCTCGGGCCGACGGTCGAGTCCGCCTCCGCCGCGGTGCAGCAGATCGGGTTCACGATCTCCCCCGCCGACCTGACCGCGGCCGCGCAGGCCGTGGAGGAGCAGACCCTGGTCGGGCGCTCCGGCGGGGCGCCGACGCTGGCCGTCGGACTGTCGACGGTGTTCTCCCAGGTCTTCGGCGGCGACGCGATGCGGGCCTTCTGGTACCACTTCGCGATCATGTTCGAGGCGCTGTTCATCCTCACCACGGTGGACGCCGGCACCCGCGTCGGGCGCTTCATCCTGCAGGACACGGTCGGCAACGTCTGGCCGCGCTTCCGCGACACGGGCTGGCGCCCGGGTGCCTGGATCTGCAGCGCGGTCATCGTCGGGGCCTGGGGCTACCTGCTCTACGCCGGCGTCAACGACCCGCTGGGCGGGATCTACCAGCTCTTCCCGCTGTTCGGCATCGCGAACCAGCTGCTCGCGGCGGTCGCGCTGGCCGTCTGCACGACGCTGCTGATCCGCACCGGCCGGGCCCGCTACGCACCGATCACGCTCGTGCCGCTGGTGTTCGACGCCGTCGTCACGCTGACCGCGAGCTACCAGAAGATCTTCTCCGACAACCCCAAGCTCGGGTTCTGGGCCCAGCGCGACCAGTACCAGGCCGCGCTCGACGCCGGGAAGACCAGCCTGGGCACCGCCACGACCGTCGAGGCGATGCAGAAGGTCGTCGTGAACACGACCGTCGACACCGTGCTCACCGCCCTGTTCGCGGTGCTCATCGTGATCGTCCTGGCCGACTCGGTCCGGGTGTGGGTGGCCGCGCTGCGCGGACGCCCGCTGCCCGGCGGCTCCGAGGACCCGTACGTCGAGTCCCGGATCCAGGCGCCGGCCGGACTCGTCGCCACCCGCGAGGAGCGCGAGCTCGCGCGGACCGGGGGCTCCGGATGA
- a CDS encoding phosphoenolpyruvate carboxykinase (GTP) — protein MTAATVPGTDKAPTTNQGVAAWVQEIAELTAPDRVVWCDGSDEEWTRLTDQLVEQGTIVRLDPEKKPNSFYAASDAGDVARVEERTFICTETERGAGPTNNWVAPAEMKRTMTELYRGSMKGRTLYVVPFCMGPTDAEDPKLGVEITDSEYVVISMKIMTRMGAHILPLLDEAGDRWVKALHSIGAPLAEGQADVPWPHNEDKYISHFPETREIWSYGSGYGGNALLGKKCYALRIASAMAHDEGWLAEHMLILKLISPEEKAYYVAAAFPSACGKTNLAMLQPTVPGWRAETVGDDIAWMKFGEDGRLYATNPEFGFFGVAPGTNWKTNPNAMRTIEAGNALFTNVALTDDGDVWWEDLEGDPQHLTDWKGNDWTPDSGVKAAHPNSRYTVPIDQCPVVAPEWNDPNGVPISAILFGGRRKTTVPLVTEARSWQHGTFMGATMSSEKTAAAAGTVGEVRRDPMAMLPFLGYNVGDYFAHWVATGKGADADKLPKIFYVNWFRRGEDGRFLWPGFGENSRVLKWCIERLEGKAAAVDTPIGFVPTADQLDLDGVDAERSDVEASLAVDVEEWKAEIPLIEEWFATIGEDNLPTSIRDEFEALKQRLGA, from the coding sequence ATGACTGCAGCGACCGTTCCGGGCACCGACAAGGCACCGACCACCAACCAGGGCGTCGCGGCCTGGGTCCAGGAGATCGCCGAGCTGACCGCCCCGGACCGCGTCGTGTGGTGCGACGGTTCGGACGAGGAGTGGACCCGGCTCACCGACCAGCTGGTCGAGCAGGGCACCATCGTGCGGCTCGACCCGGAGAAGAAGCCGAACTCCTTCTACGCCGCGTCCGACGCCGGCGACGTCGCCCGCGTCGAGGAGCGGACCTTCATCTGTACCGAGACCGAGCGCGGTGCCGGGCCGACCAACAACTGGGTCGCGCCCGCCGAGATGAAGCGGACGATGACCGAGCTGTACCGCGGCAGCATGAAGGGCCGGACCCTCTACGTGGTCCCGTTCTGCATGGGCCCGACCGACGCCGAGGACCCGAAGCTGGGCGTCGAGATCACCGACTCCGAGTACGTCGTGATTTCCATGAAGATCATGACCCGGATGGGCGCGCACATCCTGCCGCTGCTCGACGAGGCCGGTGACCGCTGGGTCAAGGCCCTGCACTCGATCGGTGCCCCCCTGGCCGAGGGTCAGGCGGACGTCCCGTGGCCGCACAACGAGGACAAGTACATCAGCCACTTCCCGGAGACCCGGGAGATCTGGAGCTACGGCTCCGGCTACGGCGGCAACGCCCTGCTGGGCAAGAAGTGCTACGCGCTGCGCATCGCCTCGGCCATGGCGCACGACGAGGGCTGGCTCGCCGAGCACATGCTGATCCTCAAGCTGATCAGCCCGGAGGAGAAGGCCTACTACGTCGCCGCCGCCTTCCCGAGCGCCTGCGGCAAGACCAACCTCGCGATGCTGCAGCCGACCGTGCCCGGCTGGCGCGCCGAGACCGTCGGCGACGACATCGCCTGGATGAAGTTCGGCGAGGACGGCCGGCTCTACGCCACCAACCCCGAGTTCGGGTTCTTCGGCGTCGCGCCGGGCACCAACTGGAAGACCAACCCGAACGCCATGCGCACCATCGAGGCCGGGAACGCGCTGTTCACCAACGTCGCGCTGACCGACGACGGCGACGTGTGGTGGGAGGACCTCGAGGGCGACCCCCAGCACCTGACGGACTGGAAGGGCAACGACTGGACGCCCGACTCGGGCGTCAAGGCCGCACACCCCAACTCCCGCTACACCGTGCCGATCGACCAGTGCCCGGTCGTCGCCCCGGAGTGGAACGACCCCAACGGCGTGCCGATCTCGGCGATCCTGTTCGGCGGCCGTCGCAAGACCACCGTCCCGCTGGTCACCGAGGCCCGCAGCTGGCAGCACGGCACCTTCATGGGCGCGACCATGTCCTCGGAGAAGACCGCGGCCGCGGCCGGCACGGTCGGTGAGGTCCGCCGCGACCCGATGGCGATGCTGCCGTTCCTCGGTTACAACGTCGGCGACTACTTCGCCCACTGGGTCGCCACCGGCAAGGGCGCGGACGCGGACAAGCTGCCGAAGATCTTCTACGTCAACTGGTTCCGCCGCGGCGAGGACGGCCGCTTCCTGTGGCCCGGTTTCGGTGAGAACAGCCGCGTCCTGAAGTGGTGCATCGAGCGCCTGGAGGGCAAGGCCGCCGCCGTCGACACCCCCATCGGGTTCGTGCCGACCGCCGACCAGCTCGACCTCGACGGCGTCGACGCCGAGCGCTCCGACGTCGAGGCCTCGCTGGCCGTCGACGTCGAGGAGTGGAAGGCCGAGATCCCGCTGATCGAGGAGTGGTTCGCCACGATCGGCGAGGACAACCTCCCGACCTCGATCCGCGACGAGTTCGAGGCCCTGAAGCAGCGCCTCGGCGCCTGA
- a CDS encoding MFS transporter: MARPEVGAGGAAMDTGGPDVAPRPGPRAWLALAVLAIPTLLVSIDNTVLGVALPELSAALRPDAATLLWVVDVYPLVLAGLLVTMGTLGDRIGRRRLLMIGVAGFGAVSLLATFATSAAQLVAARALLGVFGAMLMPSTLALLRSVFLDRTHRRLALAIWATGFAAGAALGPIVGGLLLEHFWWGSIFVMSVPPMALLLVVAPLVVPESRETEPGRLDLVGVVLSLLTMGPLVLALKLAGSAGGVTPAVVASVLVGVGSGAAFVTHYRRRVRRGLDPLIDLELFARPVLRHSALANATTMFGLTGLLFFSAQYLQLVVGYSPLQAGLLLLPGFVVTVVAGLAAARLARRFALHQLVATGLALVLTGYVVCLFLQVDSAVVLLMTAAVLIGAGIGLSETVTNDAILAAAPPEKAGAAAAVSETAYEVGAVLGTALVGGVLSAVYRAGVVLPGGTPSSAGETLGGAADVATTMPADTAAALLASAREAFVHGVDVASGVAAVAVAVVLVTAGLGLRRAHRDVLAAGASAVDADAGHAVARR; the protein is encoded by the coding sequence ATGGCACGGCCGGAGGTCGGCGCAGGGGGCGCGGCGATGGACACGGGCGGGCCGGACGTGGCGCCGCGGCCCGGGCCGCGCGCCTGGCTCGCGCTCGCGGTGCTCGCGATCCCCACGCTGCTGGTGTCGATCGACAACACGGTGCTCGGCGTGGCGCTGCCGGAGCTCTCGGCCGCGCTCCGCCCGGACGCGGCGACGCTGCTGTGGGTCGTCGACGTCTACCCGCTGGTGCTCGCCGGGCTGCTGGTCACCATGGGCACCCTCGGCGACCGGATCGGCCGCCGCAGGTTGCTGATGATCGGTGTCGCCGGCTTCGGTGCGGTCTCGCTGCTCGCCACGTTCGCCACCTCGGCCGCCCAGCTCGTCGCGGCGCGCGCCCTGCTCGGCGTGTTCGGCGCGATGCTGATGCCCTCCACGCTGGCGCTGTTGCGGTCGGTGTTCCTCGACCGGACCCACCGCAGGCTCGCGCTGGCGATCTGGGCGACCGGGTTCGCCGCGGGCGCGGCGCTCGGCCCGATCGTCGGCGGGCTGCTGCTCGAGCACTTCTGGTGGGGCTCGATCTTCGTGATGAGCGTGCCGCCGATGGCGCTGTTGCTCGTCGTCGCGCCGCTGGTGGTGCCCGAGTCGCGGGAGACCGAGCCGGGCCGGCTCGACCTGGTCGGCGTGGTGCTGTCGCTGCTGACGATGGGACCGCTGGTCCTGGCCCTCAAGCTGGCGGGGTCCGCGGGCGGGGTGACCCCCGCCGTCGTCGCGTCGGTGCTGGTGGGTGTCGGCTCCGGGGCCGCGTTCGTCACCCACTACCGGCGACGCGTGCGGCGCGGCCTGGACCCGCTGATCGACCTGGAGCTGTTCGCCCGCCCCGTGCTCCGGCACAGCGCGCTGGCCAACGCCACCACCATGTTCGGGCTCACCGGGCTGCTGTTCTTCTCCGCCCAGTACCTCCAGCTGGTCGTCGGGTACTCGCCGCTGCAGGCGGGCCTGCTCCTGCTACCGGGCTTCGTGGTGACGGTCGTGGCCGGGCTCGCCGCCGCGCGGCTGGCCCGCCGGTTCGCGCTGCACCAGCTCGTCGCGACCGGGCTCGCGCTCGTCCTGACCGGCTACGTGGTCTGCCTGTTCCTGCAGGTGGACTCGGCCGTCGTGCTGCTGATGACGGCCGCGGTGCTGATCGGCGCGGGGATCGGGCTGTCCGAGACCGTCACCAACGACGCGATCCTCGCCGCCGCCCCGCCGGAGAAGGCCGGCGCCGCGGCCGCGGTCTCCGAGACCGCCTACGAGGTCGGTGCGGTGCTCGGCACCGCGCTGGTCGGCGGGGTGCTGTCCGCGGTGTACCGGGCGGGTGTCGTGCTCCCCGGCGGGACGCCGTCCTCGGCCGGGGAGACCCTCGGCGGGGCTGCGGACGTCGCGACGACGATGCCCGCCGACACCGCGGCGGCCCTGCTGGCCTCCGCGCGGGAGGCGTTCGTGCACGGGGTGGACGTCGCGTCCGGGGTGGCGGCGGTCGCCGTCGCGGTGGTGCTGGTGACGGCCGGGCTCGGCCTGCGCCGCGCGCACCGGGACGTCCTGGCGGCCGGTGCCTCCGCGGTGGACGCCGACGCCGGACACGCGGTCGCCCGCCGCTGA
- a CDS encoding TetR/AcrR family transcriptional regulator, with protein MASHSERRNAGTRGPGSARDRVLDAYETLLIEQGPGGATLDAVAAAAEVSKGGLLYHFNSKESLVGGLLERLRERSARDAELMRSDTAGTVAYYLRTSMPGNTSPVGLTRTYLATLRIADGTTSGEAARSALADVDADGLAALGEEIHDPVVAWLVQLVGDGLYLRTLTGAPLTGGVSTDELLDTLRELLAARS; from the coding sequence ATGGCGTCCCACTCCGAACGACGGAACGCGGGGACACGGGGACCGGGCTCGGCCCGCGACCGGGTCCTCGACGCGTACGAGACGCTGCTGATCGAGCAGGGGCCCGGTGGCGCCACCCTCGACGCGGTGGCGGCGGCGGCCGAGGTGTCCAAGGGCGGGCTGCTCTACCACTTCAACTCCAAGGAGTCGCTGGTCGGCGGCCTCCTGGAGCGGCTGCGCGAACGCAGCGCCCGGGACGCCGAGCTCATGCGCTCGGACACGGCGGGCACCGTGGCCTACTACCTGCGCACCTCGATGCCGGGCAACACCTCGCCGGTCGGGCTGACCCGCACCTACCTCGCCACCCTGCGCATCGCCGACGGCACCACCTCCGGGGAGGCCGCACGGAGCGCGCTGGCCGACGTCGACGCCGACGGGCTCGCCGCGCTCGGCGAGGAGATCCACGACCCGGTCGTGGCCTGGCTGGTGCAGCTCGTCGGGGACGGCCTCTACCTGCGCACCCTGACCGGGGCACCGCTCACCGGCGGGGTGTCGACCGACGAGCTGCTCGACACACTGCGGGAGCTGCTCGCCGCCCGTTCCTGA
- a CDS encoding DUF6802 family protein — protein sequence MRAEPPVPAGSTVLAGAVVAAALPVPWWVRVPRARSGVAGSVPVSGPAARDADGDGVAETLVVDTGRGPEFWTDLDGDGLADAVAGLPGGPG from the coding sequence GTGCGTGCTGAGCCGCCGGTACCGGCCGGGAGCACGGTCCTGGCGGGTGCGGTGGTCGCGGCGGCGCTGCCCGTCCCCTGGTGGGTGCGGGTGCCGCGGGCCCGGTCCGGCGTCGCGGGATCGGTCCCGGTGTCCGGGCCCGCCGCCCGCGACGCCGACGGCGACGGCGTGGCGGAGACGCTCGTCGTCGACACGGGACGGGGTCCGGAGTTCTGGACCGACCTCGACGGCGACGGTCTCGCCGACGCGGTGGCCGGCCTGCCCGGAGGCCCCGGTTGA
- a CDS encoding glycosyltransferase family 2 protein: protein MSAVTPARPTVTPDASAPARPGRQNGAGAGQSPFPASPARPGGRAPLAPQPEGPEGFRRPRPRPAPRRSANPAVSVIVPTRNEARNLEIVLPAIAAVRPAVHEVIVVDGNSTDNTVAVARRTLPWARVITQTRKGKGNAMACGFTAATGDVIVMFDADGSADPNEIPAFVNALVKGADFAKGSRFCKGGGSDDITLLRKSGNAGLNTVANRLFGTRYSDLCYGYNAFWADLLPQLELPDPAAPQPEDGSMLWGDGFEIETVLNCRVAAADLTITEVPSVERERMFGETNLRTFADGTRVLRTLMAEHRRMEQRRKASGYAR, encoded by the coding sequence GTGAGCGCCGTTACGCCCGCCCGCCCGACCGTCACGCCCGATGCGAGCGCCCCCGCGCGCCCCGGGCGTCAGAACGGTGCCGGTGCCGGACAGTCGCCGTTCCCGGCGAGCCCTGCCCGACCCGGCGGGCGCGCTCCGCTGGCGCCGCAGCCGGAGGGACCCGAGGGCTTCCGCCGCCCGCGGCCCCGCCCGGCTCCGCGCCGCAGCGCGAACCCGGCGGTGTCGGTGATCGTGCCGACCCGCAACGAGGCCCGGAACCTGGAGATCGTGCTTCCGGCCATCGCCGCGGTGCGCCCGGCCGTGCACGAGGTCATCGTCGTCGACGGCAACTCGACCGACAACACGGTCGCCGTCGCGCGGCGCACGCTGCCCTGGGCGCGCGTCATCACCCAGACCCGCAAGGGCAAGGGCAACGCGATGGCCTGCGGCTTCACCGCCGCGACCGGTGACGTCATCGTCATGTTCGACGCCGACGGCTCGGCCGACCCGAACGAGATCCCGGCCTTCGTGAACGCGCTGGTCAAGGGCGCCGACTTCGCCAAGGGCAGCCGGTTCTGCAAGGGCGGCGGCTCGGACGACATCACGCTGCTGCGCAAGTCCGGCAACGCCGGCCTGAACACCGTCGCGAACCGGCTGTTCGGCACGCGGTACTCCGACCTCTGCTACGGCTACAACGCCTTCTGGGCCGACCTGCTCCCGCAGCTCGAGCTCCCGGACCCGGCCGCGCCGCAGCCCGAGGACGGCTCGATGCTCTGGGGCGACGGTTTCGAGATCGAGACCGTGCTCAACTGCCGCGTCGCGGCCGCCGACCTGACGATCACCGAGGTGCCGTCGGTCGAGCGCGAGCGCATGTTCGGCGAGACCAACCTGCGGACCTTCGCCGACGGCACGCGCGTGCTGCGTACCCTGATGGCCGAGCACCGTCGCATGGAGCAGCGCCGCAAGGCGTCCGGCTACGCCCGCTGA
- a CDS encoding glycosyltransferase family 2 protein, which translates to MSALPTATVVVCVYTEKRWFDIKAAVDSVLDQDVTPLETIVVVDHNERLRERAEREFGPLGVVVVANDKKQGLSGARNTAVELASGEVVVFLDDDAAARPGWLHALLAPYEDPDVIGVGGVAHPKWPDGRPRTLPGAAPGDPNATGELDWVVGCTYTGQPTERAEMRNLMGCNMSLRAEVFTRVGGFAEDMGRIGKNPLGCEETELCIRARQAYVADGRNPRILFEPRAAVDHRVSDDRVSWRYLLRRGWAEGISKAAVSKVVGTGDSLSTESSYTMKVLPAGVIREAKERNAASAAAIVACFGVTAAGYVRGRLPGATAHVRLPAGRNTGA; encoded by the coding sequence GTGAGCGCCCTGCCGACCGCCACCGTGGTCGTCTGCGTCTACACCGAGAAGCGCTGGTTCGACATCAAGGCCGCCGTCGACTCGGTCCTCGACCAGGACGTGACCCCGCTGGAGACGATCGTCGTCGTCGACCACAACGAACGCCTGCGCGAGCGGGCCGAACGCGAGTTCGGGCCGCTCGGGGTGGTCGTCGTCGCGAACGACAAGAAGCAGGGCCTGTCCGGCGCCCGCAACACCGCGGTCGAGCTGGCCTCCGGTGAGGTCGTCGTCTTCCTCGACGACGACGCCGCGGCCCGCCCCGGCTGGCTGCACGCGCTCCTCGCCCCGTACGAGGACCCGGACGTCATCGGCGTCGGCGGGGTCGCGCACCCGAAGTGGCCCGACGGGCGTCCGCGGACGCTGCCCGGTGCCGCTCCCGGGGACCCGAACGCCACCGGTGAGCTCGACTGGGTCGTCGGCTGCACCTACACCGGCCAGCCCACCGAGCGTGCCGAGATGCGCAACCTCATGGGCTGCAACATGTCCCTGCGCGCCGAGGTGTTCACCCGCGTCGGCGGGTTCGCCGAGGACATGGGCCGGATCGGCAAGAACCCGCTGGGCTGCGAGGAGACCGAGCTCTGCATCCGGGCCCGGCAGGCCTACGTCGCCGACGGCCGGAACCCGCGCATCCTGTTCGAGCCGCGCGCCGCCGTCGACCACCGGGTGTCCGACGACCGCGTCTCCTGGCGCTACCTGCTGCGCCGCGGCTGGGCCGAGGGCATCTCCAAGGCCGCCGTGTCCAAGGTCGTCGGGACCGGGGACTCGCTGTCCACCGAGAGCAGCTACACGATGAAGGTGCTGCCCGCGGGCGTGATCCGCGAGGCGAAGGAGCGCAACGCCGCCTCCGCCGCCGCGATCGTCGCCTGCTTCGGCGTCACCGCCGCCGGCTACGTCCGCGGCCGGCTGCCCGGCGCGACCGCCCACGTGCGGCTGCCCGCGGGCCGGAACACCGGTGCCTGA